GTATTCAACCGTTGCTTCAATTCTTCTACTTCACTGATCAACAACCTGACCGCATCTGTATCATCTGCATCGTACGCTTGCTTCAATTGGATTCCGATTTCAGCCTTAATGTTTAACACGCGGGCCAGGTTATGATAAAAGCAAAACAGCAACTGCCATTGAGGGTTTCGCACAATTGCCTTTTCCAATGCCGTGCTCAGTTTCTTATAGTGTTCATTAAGTGGGAGTCCATGAACATTCTTGTCGTACAATCCAATTAATACGTCTTGCCAAAGTAAAAACTTTGAAGGATTGGACTCATGTAAATTACTGGTGGATACACCTGGCGTTTCATCCAGTTGGTTCAGAATCATGAAATCTTCCCAGTAACCACCGGCACATGTGCCAAACCGGTATTGCAAATGCTCTTCACTGACGAATTCCTGATAGGCATGCTCTGCAAATAGCTGCAGCATCGGTAATCCTGCAGAAAGTGGTGTCTCGGCACCATTGTCTCCCCACATCGTCAGGAAAACTTCCTGTACACCCTCTTCTTTACAAGCAAGCAAGGCTGGTTCAGTCGTGGCTCTCGCTTTGCCGTAGTTGGGCGAAATGCCGTTCCATGTCCAGGAACCGCCTGCAAAAACCGGTGTGGACCCTAACGACTGATGTTTTTGTATGAACGCTTGATAAAATGACTGATCCGTGTGGTAATAATCCCAGTACACAAGTTGTGTATCTGGTATGGAAGAAACGACCTCGTCAGGGATCGATGCCTCCAGATCGTAGTAGGCCCCGTCCTTTGAACCTAACCTGAAATACATGTCGCTCCAGATCATGGTCTTCAGGTCATATTTTTCAGCAATCGAGACAACATCCTGTAAATGCTCACTCATAATACCGAAACGCTCCCGGTATCCGTTTTTATCTAAGTACTTCCCCAAGCCCAATTGATGAGCTTCGTCCATCCCGATATGCATCCGCTTCGATCGAAATGGTTTTGACGCTGCCGTAATGATGTGTTCTAAAAATTGACGCGTCTGCGGTTCTCCTGCCAATAAGATATCTTCGGTATCTCTCAGATTTATCGCATAGTTCCATTTAAGTGCTTCCGTCAGATGGGCTAATGTCTGAATGCACGGAATCATCTCAATCCCTAAATCATCCGCATAGGCATCGCACATGGCCAATTCTTCCTGGTTATAGCGGCCTCGCATATAGCCGAAATACGGATACTCCGGCACCTCATACGTATCTTCTGTATAAATCATCATGACATTTAAACCCATCAAGGCCATTTTACGAAGCAGGCTCTGGACTTCCCCGGTCCGCAATACACCATTCCTGGAGCAATCCACCATCACCCCACTGGTCTGAAAGCACGCTTGTTCTGTTCGTTCGAAGCTCTGTTTTTGTTCATGATTTTCAAGCCAAAGCCCCATGCCACGAAAAAAATGGACTTTCTTTTCAAAAAACAGTTCACCATACCCGTTCTCTTTTTTGATCACCAGAGGACCTTTTCTCTGCTTAATGTAAAGGGGATATCCGTCGTCACTTATCTGAATGTTCATGTCCTGTAAAAGTTGCGAGAGCCCCCGTTCTAGTAGCGAAGTGTCTCCAATCAGTCGGATTTTCATTTTTCCTCCTTTAGCTTTTGGCATTTAAAAGGAAACTTTCAACAGGTAAAACATAACATACCGGCTCTATTTTTGAAATAAAAAATTAAAATTAATTTATATTTTATGATTTTTAATTTCAATATGCCTACATTTATGGTCGGATTACTGATAGACTGATTACATAGCCTTGCATGTATTTTTCTAAAAGGAGTGTCCGAAATGATGGTTGAATCCGTTCAAGCATTTCTGCGTAAAGAAATGTCAGTTAAGCATGCGCCCGGAGCCTGTCTGCAGGTCTCCTGTAACGGAGAAATCGTATTAAGCGAAGTCTTCGGCAATAAAACGGTGTTTCCAAGGACGTCACCGATGAAAAAAAACACCGTCTTTGACCTGGCTTCACTAACAAAAGTTGTTGCGACAATGCCTGCGCTAATGAGACTGCTCGATGCTGGTGAACTGACACTCGACGATCCCGTGTCTCATTTCTTACCTGCATTCGCCCAACAGAACAAGGCATCCGTTACGGTAAAACATTTATTGACTCATACTTCCGGATTGCCGGCACACCGGCCATATCATACATATGACGACCTTTTATCAACAGAGATGATCATTGCTGAAATCTGCGCTGAACCACTCCAATGCCAACCAGGAAGCAGAGTCATCTACAGTGATTTAGGGTTCATGCTCTTATACAAAATCGTTGAATTGATTACAGAAGAACCATTTGAGCATTTCGTGAAACGGGAAATCTTTGAGCGGCTGAACATGAGGGAGACGGCATTCAATCCTTCATTCGCTATCGATCGCTATGCTTCCACAGCCTATTGCGAAAAATTGAACGATTATAAACGGGGCGTTGTTCATGATGAGAATGCAGAATTAATGCTTGGTATCAGTGGCCATGCCGGCTTATTTTCCACGCTGCATGATGTGCAGAATTACACATCGATGATTGAAAATCATGGTGTTTTCAACGGTGAACGCATCCTCTCCAAAGCGGCAGTAGATCTTTCAAAATTAAATTTCACTCCTTTCGATTCGCAACATCGAGGCTTGGGCTGGATGTTAAAATCTCAATCCTCCGCCTCATGTGGTGATCTATTTTCTGATCAGTCCTACGGTCATACAGGTTTTACCGGAACGAGCATCTGGTTTGATCCAACCCTGAATGTCCATGTGATCTTCCTGACTAATCGTGTTCATACCGGGGATTCATCATCATTTTTCAGATTAAGAGCGAGGTTGCATAACTTCATTCGATCTCATTTTTGATCGACATGGCATTAAAAAACCACCCCCAACATCGCAGCACTTCACTGCCTGTCAGGGGTGGTTCGTTTTTTCGATCGGATTGTTACTCCGCGGATTCCGGTGCGGAGGTGTCGGCTTTCTTTGCGTAGCGGTTGACGATCAGGCTGATGGCGCCGTCACCGGTGACGTTCGTCGCGGTGCCGAAGCTGTCCTGAGCCATGTACAGGGCGATCATCAGACCGATGGCCGCTTCATTGAAGCCGAGCATCGTCGTGAGCACACCGAGGGCGGCCATGATGGCTCCGCCCGGAACGCCGGGTGCAGCGATCATGATGATGCCGAGCATGGCGATCACCGGCAGCATCTCCCCGAAGGTCGGGATCGTGTAGCTGTCCATGACGGCCATGACCGCAACGGCGCAGGAGACGATGGTAATCACACTTCCGGAGAGGTGGATCGTCGCGCTCAGGGGCACAGCGAAGTCCGCCACTTCTTCCTTGACGTTGTTTTTCTTCGTCTGCCTCAAAGTGACGGGAATCGTCGCGGCACTGCTCATGGTCCCGAGACCGGTGAAGTAGGCCGGCAGCATCGTTTTGATCAGCGGGAACGGGTTGCGGCCATTCACAGTTCCGGCAACGGTAAACTGGATCGTGATCCAGAGCCAGTGGGTGATGATCGCAACGAGCAGCACGACACCGAAGACCTGCAGGGTATCAAATACGGCACCTTCCGCAGCCATCTCCACGAAAATCCCGGCAATGTAGACGGGTAAGAACGGGATGATGACTTTGGCGATGACGAGATCAATGATCCCCTTGCCTTCATCAAAGAGGTTCATGAGCGTCGGGCTGTTCGTCTTGGCGATGCCGATCCCGAAGAGAAACGCCATGATGAGCGCGGTGATGACCCCCATCAGCGGTTCGATCTCCAGCTGGAAGAAGCCTTCAAGCCCGGAACCTTCACTCACGTTCGCCTGATCCGCCTGAATAAACGGGATGACGGCAATGGCGATGAAGAAGGCGAAGACCCCGGCAAGGATCGTCGACAGATAGGCGGTTCCGACGGTGGCACCGACGAGGCGGCCGGAACTTTTGCCGAGCTTCGAGACGCCGGCAACGATAAAGAACAAAATGATAAATGGAATGATGAAGTTGATGAACTGGCCGAAGATGTCTTTGATGGTGACGAAGAACTGGGTGACCAAATCGATGTTCATCAGACCGATGAGAATACCGGCGATGATACCGGCAAGTAATTTCGCGATTAATTTCATGCGTGTTTCCCTCCTGTGGACTGTCTTTGTCTGCAATATATGTACAACTGTCCATTTATGATAGACAAGTGATTCCGGGTTTTCAAGGGCTTGTGAAATGTTCGCAATAGTCCGTCGATTGGCAGCGTTTACCCTTATATCCGGCTGGTTTTGCCTGGTTTTGGCCCGATGGAGTTGGACAAGTTGAGGATTGGGTGGTTTTCGGAGTCAAAAGACGGGTTTATCGGTGACTGTTCATCAAAAGCAGGGCTCTGCTCATCAGAAATGGCCCGCTGTTCGTCAAAAGTTCGCAGCTGCTCATCAATACACTACTCTGGTTCATCACCCCGGGGCATTTGCTCATCAATCATGGGGACGTGAACGTTTTTCTGAAAATCATCCCTGCAATCCCTTCGAAATACGATATACTGAATGGGTGAGAATTATAACTACAGGGGTTGATCAAGATGAATGATATGATCGAATGGGTGAAGGAGCATCCGGCGATGACCGTAATTTTGGGTCTGCACGCCTTCTTTTTTGTCCTGCTTTATTCCGATCCGGCAGCAGGGGAGATGCTGCTGGTGCATCCGGATGAGCTGTTTGCCCGTCCGTTTACGCTGTTCACGGTAATGTTCTCAACCGGGGCGATTCTGCACCTGATCTTAAACGGGTTTTTGATCGTGATGTTCGGGGGACGTTTGGAAAAAGCGGTCTCGAAGCTGACAGCTGTGGGGATCTTTCTGGTCACAGGCTTTGCGGCAAGCATGTCGCTTCTCGTCTATGCGCCAATGATGAGCTGGACAGGGGACACTCTTGCGTTATCTTCCGCGGCGGCGTTCGGTGTAACGGCCGCCTATGCGGCACTGCGGCCAGACGAAGAGGTTGTGCGTTCGAAAGCGCAGCGCTGGGTGATTATTCTGTTGATCATGAATGTCGTCGTCAGCCTGCAGGATCCGGATCTGGCCATGATGGCCCCGGGTCATACCGTCGGGATTGTCACCGGCTGGCTGATCGGTTACGGATTGAAACAGATCCTCCCGGCCAGTGAAGAACCAATAACGGAATCGTAACGAAATAAAGGCCACCCGGGACATGGTAGACATGTGCCGGGTGGCCTTTTCTCATGAAAATACGTTTTTATTTGTATGGTTGTCTATACCAATATGTTCA
This Salisediminibacterium beveridgei DNA region includes the following protein-coding sequences:
- a CDS encoding rhomboid family intramembrane serine protease: MNDMIEWVKEHPAMTVILGLHAFFFVLLYSDPAAGEMLLVHPDELFARPFTLFTVMFSTGAILHLILNGFLIVMFGGRLEKAVSKLTAVGIFLVTGFAASMSLLVYAPMMSWTGDTLALSSAAAFGVTAAYAALRPDEEVVRSKAQRWVIILLIMNVVVSLQDPDLAMMAPGHTVGIVTGWLIGYGLKQILPASEEPITES
- a CDS encoding dicarboxylate/amino acid:cation symporter; this translates as MKLIAKLLAGIIAGILIGLMNIDLVTQFFVTIKDIFGQFINFIIPFIILFFIVAGVSKLGKSSGRLVGATVGTAYLSTILAGVFAFFIAIAVIPFIQADQANVSEGSGLEGFFQLEIEPLMGVITALIMAFLFGIGIAKTNSPTLMNLFDEGKGIIDLVIAKVIIPFLPVYIAGIFVEMAAEGAVFDTLQVFGVVLLVAIITHWLWITIQFTVAGTVNGRNPFPLIKTMLPAYFTGLGTMSSAATIPVTLRQTKKNNVKEEVADFAVPLSATIHLSGSVITIVSCAVAVMAVMDSYTIPTFGEMLPVIAMLGIIMIAAPGVPGGAIMAALGVLTTMLGFNEAAIGLMIALYMAQDSFGTATNVTGDGAISLIVNRYAKKADTSAPESAE
- a CDS encoding beta-N-acetylhexosaminidase, whose protein sequence is MKIRLIGDTSLLERGLSQLLQDMNIQISDDGYPLYIKQRKGPLVIKKENGYGELFFEKKVHFFRGMGLWLENHEQKQSFERTEQACFQTSGVMVDCSRNGVLRTGEVQSLLRKMALMGLNVMMIYTEDTYEVPEYPYFGYMRGRYNQEELAMCDAYADDLGIEMIPCIQTLAHLTEALKWNYAINLRDTEDILLAGEPQTRQFLEHIITAASKPFRSKRMHIGMDEAHQLGLGKYLDKNGYRERFGIMSEHLQDVVSIAEKYDLKTMIWSDMYFRLGSKDGAYYDLEASIPDEVVSSIPDTQLVYWDYYHTDQSFYQAFIQKHQSLGSTPVFAGGSWTWNGISPNYGKARATTEPALLACKEEGVQEVFLTMWGDNGAETPLSAGLPMLQLFAEHAYQEFVSEEHLQYRFGTCAGGYWEDFMILNQLDETPGVSTSNLHESNPSKFLLWQDVLIGLYDKNVHGLPLNEHYKKLSTALEKAIVRNPQWQLLFCFYHNLARVLNIKAEIGIQLKQAYDADDTDAVRLLISEVEELKQRLNTLRESHRDLWFSINKPFGWEVLEIRYGGLHARLETAQYRLEQWLQGEITAIEELEAERLEFAGPYEMPEGSLGRNIYRRIVTAGNLS
- a CDS encoding serine hydrolase domain-containing protein; translation: MMVESVQAFLRKEMSVKHAPGACLQVSCNGEIVLSEVFGNKTVFPRTSPMKKNTVFDLASLTKVVATMPALMRLLDAGELTLDDPVSHFLPAFAQQNKASVTVKHLLTHTSGLPAHRPYHTYDDLLSTEMIIAEICAEPLQCQPGSRVIYSDLGFMLLYKIVELITEEPFEHFVKREIFERLNMRETAFNPSFAIDRYASTAYCEKLNDYKRGVVHDENAELMLGISGHAGLFSTLHDVQNYTSMIENHGVFNGERILSKAAVDLSKLNFTPFDSQHRGLGWMLKSQSSASCGDLFSDQSYGHTGFTGTSIWFDPTLNVHVIFLTNRVHTGDSSSFFRLRARLHNFIRSHF